In one Silene latifolia isolate original U9 population chromosome 10, ASM4854445v1, whole genome shotgun sequence genomic region, the following are encoded:
- the LOC141607884 gene encoding uncharacterized protein LOC141607884, whose amino-acid sequence MATSSTPSTTSLGKDSWLRSVMDKCILKDDGSNFLEWESNIKSAALSDNVLTYLTDAPPIEPGARASSAVRTAYDDYVRMLNDIKNVLIWSISPKLKLSCISLNAYEIFTRMITMFSQTPKVRQYDAAARFFEAKLERGQKVGPHVLKMVEYVDILERLGCKIPKTLVVDRILHSLPTKFAHFRVNYNINDMDKSYHEIHALLTQAERDMEASGSEKGDVLTMKLKNMSLGVKKGKGKEKSQFKKSSKKHDKGKGKAVENGNPKAKSVKLSEAECFHCNGKGHYRRSCPKYLEDLKEGRVTPIGYKGRASTSKR is encoded by the exons atggcaacttcatcaactccatcgactacttcactaggcaaagattcatggctaaggtccgtaatggacaaatgtattttaaaagatgacggtagtaactttcttgaatgggaatccaacatcaaaagtgccgcgttgtccgacaatgtgctcacttacttgaccgatgctcctccaatcgagcccggtgcaagagcttcatcggcggtgcggaccgcctatgatgactatgtgaggatgttgaatgatatcaagaatgtgttgatatggtcaatatccccaaagctcaagctttcatgcatttctttaaatgcttacgagattttcactcgtatgattactatgttttcacaaacaccaaaagtccgtcaatacgatgcggcggcacgcttctttgaagctaagcttgagaggggccaaaaggttggtccccatgtactcaaaatggtcgaatatgttgacatcctagagcgtctagggtgtaagattcctaagactcttgtggtggatcgtatccttcactcactccccaccaagtttgcccactttagggtaaactacaacataaatgacatggataagagttaccatgaaattcatgcactcctcacccaagcggagagggatatggaggctagtgggagtgaaaagggagatgttttaaccatgaagttaaagaacatgtctcttggagttaagaaaggaaaagggaaagaaaagtcccaattcaagaaatcgtcaaagaaacatgacaagggaaaggggaaggccgttgagaatggcaatcccaaggcaaaaagtgtcaagctctccgaggccgaatgtttccattgtaatgggaaggggcattataggagaagttgtcccaaatacttggaggatctcaaggaagggcgtgtgacgcctattg ggtataagggacgtgcaagcactagcaaaaggtga